In Luteolibacter arcticus, the genomic stretch CCGCCCGTTGGGCGGAGCTGAGGAATCTCGCCCCGTTGGGGCTGAAGGGCCGATACGTTGTGGCTGAGGAGCCGATGCGTTGGGGCTGGAGAGCAGATATAGTCCGCGGCCATCATTCACTGGACGGGTGCCATCAGCCGGGCGGCGCGGCAGGCGAGGCGGAAGGCAAAGGAGCGTTCGGTGAACTCTTCCACCTTCACCTCGCGTGATTGGGCGAAGTCCATCTCGAGCATGTGCGCTACTTCGTCTGAAAACGCCGGATCGGCGGAGAGCGCGGAGATCTCGAAGTTCAGCCGGAACGAGCGGTTGTCGAGGTTGGCGGTTCCCACGCAGGCGAGTTGGTCGCTCAGCATCACCTTCTGGTGGAGAAAGCCGCGGGTGTAGCGGAAGAGCTTGATGCCGCACGCGATGGACGGCTCGAAATAGGTGAAGGCGGAAAGCCAGACCAGCAGGTGATCCGCCTTCTCCGGGATCAGGATGCGCACGTCGATGCCGCGGATCGCGGCGGCCTGCAGGGCGGTCATCACGCCGCCGTCCGGGACGAAGTAGGGCGAGGCGATCCACAGTCGCTCGCGGGCGGTATTGGCCATCTCGGCGACGACTAGTTGCCACGACTCGACGGGATCGGCCGGACCGGTAGGGATCACCGCGGCGATCTGGTCGGCGGTTTCCGCGTGACCGGACCATTCGAGATCGGGAATCTCGTCGGCGGCCCAGTTCCAGTCCTCGATGAAGACGAGCTGGATCGCCTGTACCGACGGGCCTTTCAATTTGAGATGGGTATCGCGCCACGCGCCGAAGCGCTGGTCGCGGCCGAGGTATTCGTCGCCGACATTGATGCCGCCAACGAAGGCTTCCTTGCCATCGACGACGACGATCTTGCGGTGGTTGCGGAAATTGAGCTGCAAGCGCGAAATCCAGTGCCGGTTCCGGCCGAAGGAAGCGTGGGCGATTCCCGCCGCGGCGAGTTCCTTCAGGTAGGCGCGGGACAGCTTGTTCGAGCCGAGCTCGTCGTAGAGGAAGTAAACCCGGACGCCGGCTTTTGCCCGGTCGATCAGGGCGCGCTGGAAGCGCTTTCCCACACGGTCGTTCTTCACGATGAAGAAATTGACGAGCAGGTATTTCTCGGCGGACGCGATGGCCGAGAACAAGGCCTCGAAGGTTTCCTCGCCGTCGATGAGCAGGGTCAACTCATTGCCGCGGGTGAAGGGCAGGCCGCCGAGGAACTCCGCGGCCCTGCCGAAGGCATCGTCCGGCTTGATTTCGTAGTGACGCAGCCGCCGGTGCATGTCCTCGGCGAGCTTGCGCAGGTCGGCGTCCCCGCCGCGGCGCGCGCGCACGTAGCCGGTGAAGCGGGTCTTGCCGGTCAGGTAAT encodes the following:
- the cls gene encoding cardiolipin synthase, producing the protein MPSQETFAAILAAGLLIFHGLGIFLVIHALMNVRTSQGTIAWIVSLMAAPWIAVPMYYLTGKTRFTGYVRARRGGDADLRKLAEDMHRRLRHYEIKPDDAFGRAAEFLGGLPFTRGNELTLLIDGEETFEALFSAIASAEKYLLVNFFIVKNDRVGKRFQRALIDRAKAGVRVYFLYDELGSNKLSRAYLKELAAAGIAHASFGRNRHWISRLQLNFRNHRKIVVVDGKEAFVGGINVGDEYLGRDQRFGAWRDTHLKLKGPSVQAIQLVFIEDWNWAADEIPDLEWSGHAETADQIAAVIPTGPADPVESWQLVVAEMANTARERLWIASPYFVPDGGVMTALQAAAIRGIDVRILIPEKADHLLVWLSAFTYFEPSIACGIKLFRYTRGFLHQKVMLSDQLACVGTANLDNRSFRLNFEISALSADPAFSDEVAHMLEMDFAQSREVKVEEFTERSFAFRLACRAARLMAPVQ